The Streptococcus sanguinis genome contains the following window.
ATAGGAGAAAAATGATGCAAAAATTAGTGCTAAAGATTTATATGACAAATTGCAGGCAGAAGAACTGCAGTTGATTGATGTCCGCGAGGTGGACGAATTTACAGTTGGACATGTCTCTGGAGCTCAGAATTTGCCTCTGAGCAGCCTACCGGAGAATTATGGGCAATTGGATAAACAAAT
Protein-coding sequences here:
- a CDS encoding rhodanese-like domain-containing protein, giving the protein MSAKDLYDKLQAEELQLIDVREVDEFTVGHVSGAQNLPLSSLPENYGQLDKQIPYHIICQKGGRSARACEFLEAKGYQVINVEGGVEAFPAKLTT